The genomic interval TGGCATTTTTCTATTAGTAATATTTTTCCATTAGTAATAATAAATATCAAGCGATCAACCAAAGTATTTTGGTCGTTTTGTTTCAGATAAGTGTTGATGTAGCACTGCAACAAGCTACAACCATGAGtgaacagtatgtactggatGTAAGAGTATTAGTATGAGTACATTGTATATGGATGGTGGGGTGAAGAGGAGATTGTTTTATTAGCACAACCCTTAAGCGTACAGTATCCGCGTTCCCCGACTGGGGGCCGTAGCTATtactattttttttttttgttttttatttttttttttatttttattatttttattattatttatattatttattattattattttattattattattattttttttattattttttattattttttattatttttttattattttttattattttttatgcttcttttttttttctctttttctgcttctttttctgcTCTTTTTTACCCTTTTTCAGCTGTTTTTCTGCCCTTTTTTACTCTATTTGAACATCTCCGACATTTCGCGGCCTGGAAATAAAGTTGTCCAGGCTGGCTAGATGGAGATAGCAATTCGGAGGTGGGATGGGAGGTGAGCTGGAGCTCGGTGTTGAGATAAGAAAGTGTATAGAAGGGCGTGTTTGAGACGCAATTAGTAAGAGAGAGACCCAATTGAGCTATTTGGGGTGTACTGGTCGCATTGTCACATCCATCTGGCCATGTCAGCCTACAAAACAACGGTTTTTTGCAGGCTCGTCGAGGGTGGCTGACTAATAAACTCCCGCATACAGCGCTCTCGACAGTGCATGACATCCACCCTCCATCCACACCACTGAGCGAATATGAGCGAACAACCAATTGTGCTAGATCAAGGAACCGGCTTTGTGAAAATCGGCTACGGAGGCACCAACTTCCCCGAACACACCTTCCCGTCGATGGTGGGTCGGCCCATTCTGCGGGCTGAAGAGCGGGCCACAGACACATACGGCGACgtggccatcaaggacattATGTGTGGAGACGAGGCTGCCGCGGCACGAAACATGCTGCAGATCTCGTACCCGATGGAGAACGGAGTGATTCGAAACTGGGAAGACATGGGTCACCTGTGGAACCACTCGTTTTAcgacaagatgaagatTGACACCCGGGGTCGAAAGGTGCTGCTCACAGAGCCTCCCATGAACCCCCTCAAGAACCGGGAAAAGATGTGCGAGATCATGTTTGAGCACTACGGCTTCAATGGCGTTTATGTAGCCATCCAGGCCGTCCTGGCTCTGTACGCACAGGGCCTGTCGTcaggagtggtggtggactcTGGAGACGGTGTTACCCACGTGGTGCCTGTCTACGAGTCTGTGGTGCTCAACCACCTGACCCGTCGTCTGGACGTCGCTGGTCGAGATGTCACCCGACAGCTGATTGCTCTGCTACTGCGACGAGGATACGCCTTCAACCGAACTGCCGACTTCGAGACCGTGCGacagatcaaggagaagttctGCTACGTCTCCTACGACCTGGACCTCGACACAAAGCTCGCCAACGAAACCACTGCTCTGGTCGACACCTACGAACTTCCTGACGGCCGAACCATCAAGCTGGGATCAGAGCGATTCGAGGCCCCCGAGTGTCTGTTCCAGCCCCATCTGGTCGACTCGGAACAGCCTGGAATCGCCGAGACGCTGTTCAACACTATCCAGGCCGCCGACATTGATGTGCGATCGTCGCTGTACAAAGCCATTGTGTTGTCTGGAGGTTCGTCCATGTATCCCGGTCTGCCATCCCgaatggagaaggagctcaagcagctgtGGCTCACCCGGGTGCTTAACGGCGACCCCACCCGACTCAACAACTTCAAGGTCAAAATTGAGGACCCCCCTCGACGACGACATATGGTCTTCCTGGGAGGTGCCGTGCTTGCTAACATTATGCATGACAAGGAGCACATGTGGATCTCCAAACAAGAGTGGGAGGAGCAGGGCCCCGCATGCCTGGCCAAGCTTGGTCCCAGATAAGCGGCAACTCCAGCTACAACCCTGCATTGACAGTATCAACCTAACACTGTCGATGAAGGAACTATGTATGTTATATGATGAAACGATTGACGAACTGTACTAGCTGTGTAGCAGCGAGTGCAGTGGATGTAGCAGCAGAGCTACAGAGCGCCCAACTTGCCGCGAGTCTTATTGTACGATTAGTGTAGGCTGTCAGATGGGCATTTGCAAGTATTAACTGTTATCTGTGGATATATTGTTGATTGTCAGTGCACTGTATGCCATGTCAAATTGCTAATTAATCATTTGTGCGTGATCAACTGACCCTTCACCTTCACAGATCACATCGTCACTTCTCTCGTCTTCATTCCAAATGGGATGCAGAGTTATGACGCTGCTTCCAACTATTCAGTGGACCGCAATACTCCACCACTCGTAGCTATTTCTCAGTTCCGCACTTGTCCATCCTTCTCTACTCAACTCATAAAATCGTATTATCTATTCATTAATCATTATATCGCCTTTGGCAAGGACTAGGCCCACTTTCCGATGAGGGACATACAAATCATGCCTCCAACCAGACCCGACATTGCGAAAAAGACTCGCTTTTTGGGTGCAAAAGAAAGATCTCCAAACAGCCAGTCGAACGccaacatctccacaacTCCAGCCCAAATGAGCACGCCAGCAGACAGAGCCGAGATGGTTCCAATGGCCCAAATGGTGGCAGGGTCGTTGGAGTTCATGGAGTCCATGACACCGAGACCAATAGCCATGCCGATGGGAGTGATGATGGTGAAATAGGTGCACATGCTCATTTTGAAGAACAGAGACGAGTCACGAAGTCCGGCGATTCGAGACCCAAGGCCGATACCTTCGAACGCCTGGTGGA from Yarrowia lipolytica chromosome 1F, complete sequence carries:
- a CDS encoding uncharacterized protein (Compare to YALI0F15389g, highly similar to uniprot|P32381 Saccharomyces cerevisiae YDL029w ARP2 actin-like protein) gives rise to the protein MSEQPIVLDQGTGFVKIGYGGTNFPEHTFPSMVGRPILRAEERATDTYGDVAIKDIMCGDEAAAARNMLQISYPMENGVIRNWEDMGHLWNHSFYDKMKIDTRGRKVLLTEPPMNPLKNREKMCEIMFEHYGFNGVYVAIQAVLALYAQGLSSGVVVDSGDGVTHVVPVYESVVLNHLTRRLDVAGRDVTRQLIALLLRRGYAFNRTADFETVRQIKEKFCYVSYDLDLDTKLANETTALVDTYELPDGRTIKLGSERFEAPECLFQPHLVDSEQPGIAETLFNTIQAADIDVRSSLYKAIVLSGGSSMYPGLPSRMEKELKQLWLTRVLNGDPTRLNNFKVKIEDPPRRRHMVFLGGAVLANIMHDKEHMWISKQEWEEQGPACLAKLGPR